In Vigna angularis cultivar LongXiaoDou No.4 chromosome 8, ASM1680809v1, whole genome shotgun sequence, the DNA window TGAATTTTGTATCGTGCTTTTAAACATCTTTTGATTTATCTCCTCTTTGCTCCTTTCTTTGAATTCTTCAGCTCCATTTTTCTGCTTGCCTACTTGCCTAATGTATTTGCTGTGCTATGATAGAATGCTCTGTACTGTGCGCTTGTTAATTTGTATGCATGTTTTCCCAATCTCAGTGTATACGGTAGGCTTGCAAGACCAGGTGCTGACTTGTGATTGTTACATTCTTGTATTATTCAGTAGTTGGCAATGCCCTTTCAAAAAACCCAAAGGCTGGTGAGGTGGTTGCCCGAGTTAATATTCTAGCATCAGAAGGGTGAGGCTCATGTAGACtgttttttctttgcatataaTGTCCAAATTCCGTTTGAAACTAACATGTAATTCTGATTTCTACTATATAAAGGTTACAAAAGAATTTTGAAGGTGTACTCATTGGAGCTGACCGTTTAAAGGATCTCGCTGTCTTGAAGGCATGATTTCTATTTTACTTTCTGAATTTATTTCTTCTGTAAATCATAACATCTCTGTTGCACTCTataacattttttcttccaAGTTGGATATTCTATTGTTGTTACTGAGATTCCTAGTAATATGAGGTCTTCTGTATGTTAGTTTctgttttacttttataatattctaTTCTATTCCATCAAATGATTAATTCATCATTCAAATTCTAAAggtttgtcttcttcttcatccatgTTACTTGTGCATTAAAATTATGGTGGCTAAAAGTTGCTTTCTTGTTAATTAAACTCGTTTGGatagttaataaaatttgaGCATGCATGTAACATACACATGACAAGTATTAACAAATCCACAAATACAGGTAGATGCCCCTAAAGATATTTTAAGGCCTATCAAGGTGGGGCAATCATCTTCTCTAAAAGTTGGGCAGCAATGTTTGGCAATTGGAAATCCATTTGGTTTTGATCACACCCTCACAGTTGGGGTTATTAGTGGACTTAACCGAGATATCTTTAGTCAAACTGGGGTAACAATTGGTGGTGGTGTTCAAACTGATGCTGCAATAAATCCTGGGAACAGGTTACACTAGGCTCCTTTCCATATATGAACTAGAAATAGTTCCCTTTCTTGAGTTTGGTGCTGTTTACTTGGtcaaaatgttttctttttcttttccatgaTGGTATTGAGTGTTAACTGGTTGTTATATCAAATGCTGCATTTCTTACTTTTCCTATGATGTTTACAGCGGAGGCCCCCTTCTCAATTCGAAAGGAAGCTTAATTGGGATTAATACTGCAATATTTACTCAGACAGGCAAGTTATTTTACCATTACAATCAGAAGGAATTGTACTACTGAACATTGAtgtatatatgaaaattatagCTGAGAAAATCTTTCGGGTTCACTTGTTACCACTCTTTCCTTCATTACATTGTTGATCCATTCACTTTACTTTGCATGGCGAAATGACTGTTTAAGCTGCAAGTTCTAGTTGCTGTTCTAGTTTTGCAGGGTTCatgcttttgtttcttttcttgctATTGCAGGAACATCAGCTGGTGTAGGATTTGCGATCCCATCTTCAACTGTATTGCGAATTGTTCCTCAACTCATTCAGTTTGGAAAAGTAAGTGTTTCATGGAACCAAAATATGCAAAAAGAATCTAGCTAGTCTTTGTATTTGCTGTGATATCCTTATTAATATGACAAGGTTTCATGGTTGGTAGATAGTCCTTTTATGATTTAATGCAAAAAGCACATTATTTTTTCTAGATTTTAATCAGAGAGAAAAtgctttgttgttttgtttggGAAGAAAACACAGGAAAACAACTGTAgtatatcatatttatatataatatctgttTTGACAATCTAGCTGCATAAATTTTAAGACCTATATATTTATGGCTACATTTACATTTGGTTTCATAATTTGTCATTCAAGGTTGTTAGAGCTGGGATAAATGTGGATATTGCACCGGATTTAATTGCAAACCAACTTAATGTTCGAAATGGAGCTCTTGTTCTTCTGGTAAATCCACAAGATTCTCTTGTTACACTGTAATTAAACTTTACTTATTGTTAGAGATTCCACGTCGACCCGaaataagacaaatttataatatataatgagtGAGTGCAAGCCTcactttaaaaattttgtgagattgaattaggtttaaagtctaTTTCTTAACACTTATAAATTACTTATAAATCATTCTTTAACTCTCTTGAACTTGTGTTCCTCAGGTTCCTGCAAATAGTCTTGCTGCCAAAGCTGGTTTAAATCCCACCACAAGGGGATTTGCTGGAAATATAGTCCTTGGAGATATCATTGTTGCAGTTGACAATAAGCCTGTGAGTCCTCTTCTGaagatttttttgttaatttcctTAAGTGTTTGTGCTATTCTCTCTAATCATAGTTAGAGGTTGACTTCAGCAATGCATATGATAAACTTGtgttaatttatttgataataagTTTGGTGCATCCTTTGCAGGTGAAGAGCAAAGCAGAGTTGTTGAAAGCATTGGATGAGTATAATGTAGGAGATAAAGTGGTGTTGATGGTTCAGAGGGGCAGTGAAAAGTTGGAGCTGCCTGTGGTACTTGAGGAACAAAGTTCTTGAAATGGTTTTGGTTTATATGTATTGATGTGTTGTTATACACCCACAAATGTATTATATTTGCAGCCAAAAGAAAGTAATTCATCTGTGCAATCCAGGGTCTTATAATAGAAGTATGGTATAAATAATTGCACGATTATCAAAATACTTCACTCTTGAAACAAAATCCTGTACATTCTACAACTCATTTTTCGCTGATTTATatttacactattttttttatggtaaaaGTTATTGAATAACACTGgtatttttgtatcttttatgtaaaattgattaTGCATATAATTAACCCTTGAGTAATGATGAATTAAGCCACTTGGGTGAAAAGTGAAATTGTTTGAATATACGAAAGAGTAAGTGAAAATAAGTAGATGAgcatatatattcatttaataaattggAAACAAATTTGCATCTTTTATTAAAGCAATATTACAATGTGAATTTACTCATCGATGAAATTcgttatacaaattaaaatgcacattataaaaatagagAGGGTGTCCTCTCTCtcctctttctttcttattcttttcaATGAAATCCTTAAATACAAACGTATACAAATCCCTAAACACGTTAAAATACCTCCTTTCTCTACTCCACTTTTTCATCCACAATAAATCTGTAAATAATTGGATCCAAAAACAGTGttaaagataatattattttgttttggtggAGTTATATGATTAGTTTAGTTAGAATAAATTACATTGTTATCTATGAGATTTtgtgaaattatatataatttctattttccCTTCCAccaaacttttttaattattgaaaaaatatcacACTTACACTCTTTATACATTATAACTTAAAGCATTCCACCATTTCCTTATAAAAGGTTGAAAGGGTTTGTATAATTTCACAATACCTGAAAAAGGTGagtatagtttaatttttttaagtcaaAAATTGATTCCTTGTGTGCAAAAATTTAGCATTCAtgtaaaacattgtttttttttttcatttcaatctaTTTCGACataaaaagttcaaaatattCGATAGGTATTTTTTAAGTCAATATGATTCCTTGCGTGCAAAACTTTGTTGGATCAGTAACAAATATAATACTCCAAATGAAAAGAGTGGTAAGATAAAAAACAAAGTCAAACGTTGCTAGTTTCATATATTTCTGCTCAAGCAATAATGGAAACTACATTAGAAAGTGATGTGTTTGGCTTTTTTTTTCAACCAGTTCACATACTCAGAAACTaacataagaaataaattatgcTTTCTTGCTTGgtttaacaataatatattaacattgTAAGAGATATTCCCTGTTGATTGAAGAAAATAACACTGCATTACACAGATTTTGAGAGCTACCAATCAATTTCGTGTGGAAGATGTTTAAAGTGTTTCAAACCATGAAAATTCCAAATTCTTATCCATGTTTTTCAGGCATGGATAATTACATCAAGTAATTCTTTGTTTAGTTTACCATTACTACTTAGATTGCTAATTTTCTTAATTGCAGAAATTCGTTATAGATAACATTTTAGAGTGAGAGATGGCGTTTCAAAGCAAAGttctgaaatatatttatacagactcaaagaaagtaaaatataaatgtgaaactttattttaatacacttgATTACCCACTTGATTTTTTATCATgattacataaaaaatgaaaaaaattgcaaaGCATAGTTTTAAGTCTTAATAATTATGTTTGGAGTGGTGTCCACACAGAAAGAGACAGGGACTTAGGTTGCTGGAGTTTGACCAGTTTTCCAACATGGGTTGTAAACCCTAAGACACACGAAAGAGACAACAATGGCATCAAACGAGGTCTAAGTTCTTGTAAATTCACTATGTTTCGATTTTTATCTTTACCAATTTAGTAGACTCCTATGTTGCTACATAGCTGCCTACCCATAAGGGGCATGGTTAGCAATTTAATGCACTGTCATTTCACCATCTCTTTAACCcttcaatttttatattctttttatgatcatcatcatcattccccattaatatttaataaataaaaaattggttAAAACTAGTTTGTGAATCTAAATTCCCGTTTTTATTTTGGAGagaaattcatttatttttttagaaatatttatgtTGAAAATTCCCTTCTTTTGCATGTGCTTTTTTCAGAATTTGTGACAGGTCACATGTTCATACGTGTgatggaagaagatgaggaATATAAGATGTGAAAAGTTTGGCATAGAAAAGAGGATTGTTGCAATCCAAGAATTAGCACAGATGTGACAGACATTGTCTCAGAAGAGTCTCAGAAGAATGAGGCAGAGAATTTCTCATACAGAAAGCAACATTAACAGTATTATATTGAACAATGAGTCCTTCCCACATACTTCACAAAG includes these proteins:
- the LOC108344813 gene encoding protease Do-like 8, chloroplastic isoform X2, encoding MQVLSACNLWSVGVPTRTRRRRSCVLSRREICFDGMSSVCSHSQHSPNDAVTPTSTIRVQDKTLDFDEMVKNLVLSPTRRVLVASLTMFSCLCSSRYMSALALGDPSVTLEEVTPPVFSSGPLFPIEDRIVQLFERNTYSVVNIFDVTLRPQLNITGVVEIPEGNGSGVVWDQEGHIVTNYHVVGNALSKNPKAGEVVARVNILASEGLQKNFEGVLIGADRLKDLAVLKVDAPKDILRPIKVGQSSSLKVGQQCLAIGNPFGFDHTLTVGVISGLNRDIFSQTGVTIGGGVQTDAAINPGNSGGPLLNSKGSLIGINTAIFTQTGTSAGVGFAIPSSTVLRIVPQLIQFGKVVRAGINVDIAPDLIANQLNVRNGALVLLVPANSLAAKAGLNPTTRGFAGNIVLGDIIVAVDNKPVKSKAELLKALDEYNVGDKVVLMVQRGSEKLELPVVLEEQSS
- the LOC108344813 gene encoding protease Do-like 8, chloroplastic isoform X3, with protein sequence MQVLSACNLWSVGVPTRTRRRRSCVLSRREICFDGMSSVCSHSQHSPNDAVTPTSGSTIRVQDKTLDFDEMVKNLVLSPTRRVLVASLTMFSCLCSSRYMSALALGDPSVTLEEVTPPVFSSGPLFPIEDRIVQLFERNTYSVVNIFDVTLRPQLNITGVVEIPEGNGSGVVWDQEGHIVTNYHVVGNALSKNPKAGEVVARVNILASEGLQKNFEGVLIGADRLKDLAVLKVDAPKDILRPIKVGQSSSLKVGQQCLAIGNPFGFDHTLTVGVISGLNRDIFSQTGVTIGGGVQTDAAINPGNSGGPLLNSKGSLIGINTAIFTQTGTSAGVGFAIPSSTVLRIVPQLIQFGKVPANSLAAKAGLNPTTRGFAGNIVLGDIIVAVDNKPVKSKAELLKALDEYNVGDKVVLMVQRGSEKLELPVVLEEQSS
- the LOC108344813 gene encoding protease Do-like 8, chloroplastic isoform X1 gives rise to the protein MQVLSACNLWSVGVPTRTRRRRSCVLSRREICFDGMSSVCSHSQHSPNDAVTPTSGSTIRVQDKTLDFDEMVKNLVLSPTRRVLVASLTMFSCLCSSRYMSALALGDPSVTLEEVTPPVFSSGPLFPIEDRIVQLFERNTYSVVNIFDVTLRPQLNITGVVEIPEGNGSGVVWDQEGHIVTNYHVVGNALSKNPKAGEVVARVNILASEGLQKNFEGVLIGADRLKDLAVLKVDAPKDILRPIKVGQSSSLKVGQQCLAIGNPFGFDHTLTVGVISGLNRDIFSQTGVTIGGGVQTDAAINPGNSGGPLLNSKGSLIGINTAIFTQTGTSAGVGFAIPSSTVLRIVPQLIQFGKVVRAGINVDIAPDLIANQLNVRNGALVLLVPANSLAAKAGLNPTTRGFAGNIVLGDIIVAVDNKPVKSKAELLKALDEYNVGDKVVLMVQRGSEKLELPVVLEEQSS
- the LOC108344813 gene encoding protease Do-like 8, chloroplastic isoform X4, giving the protein MQVLSACNLWSVGVPTRTRRRRSCVLSRREICFDGMSSVCSHSQHSPNDAVTPTSGSTIRVQDKTLDFDEMVKNLVLSPTRRVLVASLTMFSCLCSSRYMSALALGDPSVTLEEVTPPVFSSGPLFPIEDRIVQLFERNTYSVVNIFDVTLRPQLNITGVVEIPEGNGSGVVWDQEGHIVTNYHVVGNALSKNPKAGEVVARVNILASEGLQKNFEGVLIGADRLKDLAVLKVDAPKDILRPIKVGQSSSLKVGQQCLAIGNPFGFDHTLTVGVISGLNRDIFSQTGVTIGGGVQTDAAINPGNSGGPLLNSKGSLIGINTAIFTQTGTSAGVGFAIPSSTVLRIVPQLIQFGKSWDKCGYCTGFNCKPT